Part of the Actinomycetes bacterium genome, GGTCGATGCCGTCGAGCACGACCTTGTCGCCGAAGGACTTGCGCAGCCCGGCGACCGCGATCGCCGACCGAGCGGTGGGACTGGTCATGTCTTGTCCTTTCCGGGGTCGTTGGCGGAGGAGCGGTGGATGGTGATGTCCCCGAAGGCGGTGCGGGCGCGAACCTCGACCGCGTCCTCGCCCGGTCCGGGACGCTCGGCGGCGTCCAGGTCGTTGCGCACGGTGCCGTAGCGGGTGTTGAGGTCCAGCCAGGCGGCGGCGCCGTCGCGGATCCCGATCTCGACCTTGCCGAAGGCGGTCTGGGCGAGGACGGCGCCGTGCGCGATCTCGCCCAGGCGGACGTCGCCGTTGGCGGACTTGGCGGCGACCGTCGCGCTCGCCTGGTCGACCGAGATCCGGCCGTTGGCCGCATTGACCCGCAGGTCTCCGGTGACCCGGCCGATCCAGGTGTCGCCGTTGGAGTTCTTGACCACCGCCGTGCCGTCGATGCCATCGATCCGCACGGAGCCGGAACCCGTCGTGAGCTCGGCGTCGCCGTCGGCCCGCTCCACGGTGATGTCGCCGACACCGGTCCGGAGCTGGACTGCGCCCGCCTGGTCGAGCTGGAGGTCGCCGATGCCGGTCTTGTAGCGGCACTCGCCCAGGCGACCTCGGCAGCGCAGCGCCGCCACCCCGGTCTCGCCTCGCAGCTGCGAGCCGGCCGGCAGCTCGACCCGCACGTCGACCGACTCGCCGCCCCCTCGGAAGGTGTACTGCCTCCAGCTCTTGGGGGCCTTGATCAGCAGCCTGCCGCCGGCGTACTCGACGCGGGTCTGCTCGGCGGCGGTCACGTCGGCCTGCTTGGCGGGGTCGCTCGGGCGCACCTCGACCGTGGTGTCGGTGCGCTCGCTGGCCACGATCTGGAGGTCGCCGACGCCGAACTCGACGGTGACGGAGATCGGTTGGGGAGTATCGAAGGTGGGCATCTGCAGTTCCCTTTGTGGGTTGGCTAGCGTGCCCAGCCCGTGTAGCGCTGGGCGCCCTGGGAGGCGCGCCGTTCGCGTCCTCGGGACGGGCCGGTTCGTTCCAGGGCGGCGGCGGCCGCCCGCACGAGCCAGGCGTTGACCGACAGCCCCTCGTTCGCGGCCGCCTGCTCGATCCGGGCCTTGAGGTGGTCGGGCATGCG contains:
- a CDS encoding DUF4097 family beta strand repeat-containing protein, which translates into the protein MPTFDTPQPISVTVEFGVGDLQIVASERTDTTVEVRPSDPAKQADVTAAEQTRVEYAGGRLLIKAPKSWRQYTFRGGGESVDVRVELPAGSQLRGETGVAALRCRGRLGECRYKTGIGDLQLDQAGAVQLRTGVGDITVERADGDAELTTGSGSVRIDGIDGTAVVKNSNGDTWIGRVTGDLRVNAANGRISVDQASATVAAKSANGDVRLGEIAHGAVLAQTAFGKVEIGIRDGAAAWLDLNTRYGTVRNDLDAAERPGPGEDAVEVRARTAFGDITIHRSSANDPGKDKT